A stretch of Acipenser ruthenus chromosome 1, fAciRut3.2 maternal haplotype, whole genome shotgun sequence DNA encodes these proteins:
- the LOC117403869 gene encoding baculoviral IAP repeat-containing protein 1-like: protein MAEQNWELDPAALQAKLPMMNIDMVKFVAEMEAEYKKIREQRPQGYSHALRSELKRLKTFECLETYSSWSPEEMAENGFYSTGINSSMQCFCCGLVLCTMSISKTPYVCHQKSRPDCDFIKGIDVGNIPKYEVKVQRGEVVAVERVDAYRSEEFRLESFKDWPFYSKTDRASLAAAGFFFTGVKDRVQCCCCGGALANWEVDDDPWKEHCKWFPECEYVKSKKSSEEIAKYTKSYEGFHAVTAKHYCSEVWLDLEKPTETGNSEVITTIFKYEEVRLDSFKTWPEDAKADPSMLAKAGFFYTGTGDAVQCFQCGTRLIQWKLEDDPWTEHAKHNPSCQLVCCMRAVKDESESTSKLTTSNEAEAADLENTVWSALEGTSSSITDQSPEENIWFLKAKGLFVQLRKTYNSLNFRKIFSLSDSVHTTPDLKSLFAWLPLVSKSLKNEPVHQVSLPVLLRDLSRITVVEGEVGSGKSALLRRIAILWASGSCPVLQRFKLVFYLSLNSLSNGQSLAGAISEELCSTGTHLTEESINDIIYHLKDQVLFLLDNYGAAGSAPKCIQDLIVKNHMNKVSVVIGVQTNRTAAVRQYASSVLTIAAFPVYSAVFILKNLFSHSISLVEGFFVQLGMSQSLQGILKTPLFTIAVCALWVQYPQKNTHNSAICKAYLHYIKLKHLRQSEKMRCMISFCGDLALDGLFDQRFEFSDIDLEDAGIDAEEAIHLGLLSKFTAQMLKPVYKFFHASFQEYLAGKRLSELLESESQEHVEKGCHYLKTIDTFLKIMVHYKFFLLYACSSSALATQKIINHLFRVAESKGFYDSSSENGKYVPHHPELFVLEELLSVVLPMETAQPMGKDFDILKDHFLEFVVGVAYSGNSVSDCAPRILEYLTGKSLNLTASRAFNQFVREYPESLELLSAIKILISGRKKDQCPDLVKMGKILEPHGKPVVEEEFASAYQLLSSVAEKTRADSDNIENFRGMLYRHLPESIGQTFLTAEGKHKMPLLILNVLHVDGIDEKDCKNLMVLFSVSEQVEVTLSNSEGFLESIQPALEIYKGIFRKIEVHCTHLSKQEEELIVSMSALQSLHLRFTQVPEHLIQNLDTFSHLKELSIDGPNDSKVFDKIPNGFGSLHRMEKLIIKNVTLVEDSSRLARFVQQFSNLQVFHLSCSICPGLADIITSLANCKKLENISFRGSTHCDLDDLPFVSSLPNFKNLKILDLNSQHFTKHEEAACFARALGSLACLEELNLPSGNGMKSTISTVIEQFQHLRHLRILSATLVLVDSNLHELAKAAKEGHLQAIQILDLAANHDITDSGWRNFFLTLDGMPNLKELTLSRLYTHSLQPGDSTVRAFVQCVSRLRSLMKIVMFGWLLDTEHLTMFNKMKEQHPQSKCLSIMWKWALPFAPVIQDGAP, encoded by the exons ATGGCGGAGCAGAACTGGGAGTTAGATCCAGCTGCCCTGCAGGCTAAACTACCCATGATGAATATAGACATGGTGAAATTTGTGGCCGAAATGGAGGCAGAGTATAAAAAAATACGAGAGCAGAGACCCCAGGGGTACAGTCACGCGCTGAGAAGCGAGCTGAAAAGACTGAAAACCTTTGAATGTTTAGAGACATATTCGTCCTGGTCTCCTGAGGAGATGGCTGAGAATGGGTTCTACAGCACAGGCATAAACTCCAGCATGCAGTGCTTCTGCTGTGGGTTAGTGCTTTGCACAATGAGTATCAGTAAAACTCCATATGTTTGCCATCAAAAGTCAAGGCCAGACTGTGACTTCATTAAAGGTATAGATGTGGGCAACATACCAAAATATGAGGTCAAAGTTCAGAGAGGAGAGGTTGTTGCCGTGGAGAGAGTGGACGCTTACAGGAGTGAGGAGTTCAGGCTGGAGTCCTTTAAAGACTGGCCTTTCTATTCCAAAACAGACCGGGCCTCGCTGGCAGCCGCTGGCTTTTTCTTTACTG GTGTAAAGGACAGAGTGCAGTGCTGTTGCTGTGGTGGGGCTCTGGCTAACTGGGAGGTAGATGATGATCCCTGGAAAGAACACTGCAAATGGTTTCCAGA ATGTGAATATGTGAAGAGCAAGAAATCAAGTGAAGAAATTGCAAAGTACACAAAGAGTTATGAAGGGTTTCACGCAGTCACG GCAAAACATTACTGCTCAGAAGTTTGGCTAGATCTGGAGAAACCAACTGAAACAG GCAACTCGGAGGTCATCACAACCATCTTTAAATATGAGGAGGTTCGTCTGGACTCCTTTAAAACATGGCCAGAAGATGCTAAAGCAGACCCCAGCATGCTTGCAAAGGCAGGGTTTTTCTATACAG GTACTGGAGACGCTGTCCAGTGCTTTCAGTGTGGTACAAGATTAATACAGTGGAAGTTGGAGGACGATCCTTGGACAGAGCATGCTAAACATAATCCAAG CTGCCAGTTGGTTTGTTGCATGAGAGCAGTCAAAGACGAGAGTGAGAGTACAAGCAAATTAACAACTTCGAATGAG gcagaagcagCTGATCTGGAGAACACAGTCTGGAGTGCTTTAGAAGGAACAAGCTCATCCATCACAG acCAAAGTCCAGAAGAAAACATTTGGTTTTTAAAAGCAAAGGGCTTGTTTGTTCAGCTGAGGAAAACGTATAATAGCTTAAACTTCAGGAAAATCTTTTCATTATCTGACTCTGTGCATACTACCCCGGACCTCAAAAGTCTGTTTGCTTGGCTTCCCCTGGTTTCTAAGAGCCTGAAAAACGAGCCAGTCCATCAAGTGTCCCTTCCTGTCCTTCTGAGGGATCTGAGCCGCATCACAGTTGTCGAAGGGGAAGTGGGCAGTGGAAAATCAGCCTTGCTCAGGAGAATTGCAATTCTGTGGGCATCTGGGAGCTGTCCTGTGCTACAGAGGTTCAAGCTGGTATTTTACCTCTCTCTGAACTCACTGAGCAATGGTCAGAGCCTGGCTGGAGCAATCTCAGAAGAGCTGTGCAGCACAGGGACACACCTGACTGAGGAGTCTATCAATGATATTATCTACCACCTGAAAGACCAGGTCTTATTCCTGCTGGATAATTACGGTGCTGCAGGTTCAGCTCCGAAATGCATTCAAGATCTGATTGTGAAGAACCACATGAATAAAGTCAGTGTGGTCATTGGAGTCCAAACGAACAGAACAGCAGCAGTGCGTCAGTACGCATCTTCAGTGCTCACGATCGCAGCATTCCCAGTGTACAGCGCTGTATTTATCTTGAAGAATCTCTTCTCCCACAGCATTAGTCTTGTGGAAGGTTTTTTTGTTCAGTTGGGCATGTCACAGTCATTGCAAGGCATTTTAAAAACACCACTTTTCACTATTGCTGTTTGTGCTCTGTGGGTCCAGTACCCCCAAAAGAATACACATAACAGTGCTATTTGTAAAGCTTACCTGCACTATATTAAGCTGAAGCACCTCCGTCAATCAGAAAAGATGAGATGCATGATATCATTCTGTGGAGACCTTGCCTTAGACGGACTGTTTGACCAGCGCTTTGAGTTCAGTGATATAGACCTTGAAGATGCAGGAATTGATGCTGAAGAGGCTATCCATCTGGGTTTATTGAGTAAGTTCACAGCCCAAATGCTCAAGCCTGTGTACAAATTCTTTCATGCGTCTTTCCAGGAGTACCTGGCTGGCAAGCGCCTGAGTGAGCTCCTTGAATCCGAGTCCCAGGAACATGTGGAGAAAGGCTGCCATTATTTGAAGACAATTGACACGTTCCTGAAGATCATGGTCCATTATAAGTTCTTTTTGCTCTATGCATGCAGTTCCTCTGCATTAGCCACTCAGAAAATCATCAACCACTTGTTTCGTGTTGCTGAAAGCAAAGGGTTTTATGATTCCAGTTCAGAGAATGGCAAGTATGTGCCCCATCATCCGGAACTTTTTGTTCTTGAAGAGTTGTTAAGTGTTGTCCTACCTATGGAAACTGCCCAACCTATGGGAAAGGACTTTGACATTTTAAAGGATCATTTTCTAGAGTTTGTAGTTGGAGTTGCTTATTCTGGCAATTCGGTCTCTGACTGCGCTCCTCGTATCCTGGAATACCTCACTGGTAAAAGTTTAAACCTTACAGCTTCAAGGGCGTTCAATCAGTTCGTTAGAGAATACCCTGAGTCGCTGGAATTATTAAGTGCAATAAAGATATTAATATCTGGACGCAAAAAAGATCAATGTCCAGACCTTGTGAAAATGGGTAAGATATTAGAACCACATGGCAAGCCAGTTGTTGAGGAAGAGTTTGCCTCGGCGTACCAACTTTTAAGTAGTGTTGCTGAGAAAACACGTGCTGACAGTGATAACATTGAGAACTTCAGAGGGATGTTATACAGACACCTTCCAGAGTCCATAGGTCAAACTTTCTTAACAGCAGAAGGCAAACATAAAATGCCACTGCTCATACTTAATGTGCTTCATGTGGATGGAATAGATGAAAAGGACTGCAAGAATCTGATGGTGCTCTTTTCAGTTTCGGAACAAGTGGAGGTAACCTTGAGTAACAGTGAAGGATTTCTTGAAAGCATTCAGCCTGCTCTTGAGATATACAAAGGGATTTTCAGAAAAATCGAAGTTCATTGCACCCATTTAAGTAAACAGGAGGAAGAACTGATTGTATCGATGTCTGCTCTTCAGTCGTTGCATCTGAGATTCACACAAGTGCCAG agcATTTGATTCAAAATTTGGATACATTTTCTCATCTTAAAGAGCTATCAATTGATGGTCCAAATGACAGCAAAGTGTTTGACAAGATACCTAATGGCTTTGGAAGTCTTCACCGTATGGAGAAACTCATCATTAAGAATGTGACCCTCGTGGAGGATTCAAGCAGGCTTG ccCGGTTTGTTCAGCAGTTTTCCAACCTCCAGGTTTTCCACCTCAGTTGCAGTATCTGCCCAGGTTTGGCTGATATCATTACTTCACTTGCAAACTGCAAGAAACTTGAAAATATCTCCTTTCGAGGTTCTACTCACTGTGATCTTGACGATTTACCTTTTG TGTCATCTTTACCAAACTTCAAAAACCTTAAGATCTTGGACCTGAATTCACAGCACTTTACAAAACACGAAGAAGCTGCCTGTTTTG CTCGTGCCCTGGGATCTCTGGCTTGTTTAGAGGAGCTGAATCTTCCTTCAGGAAATGGCATGAAATCAACCATCTCCACTGTAATTGAACAGTTTCAGCATCTCAGACATCTGAGAATTCTCTCAGCCACTCTCGTGCTTGTGGATAGCAACCTGCATGAGTTAG caAAAGCTGCTAAAGAAGGACATCTTCAAGCAATTCAGATACTGGATCTCGCTGCCAACCATGACATAACTGACTCCGGCTGGAGAAACTTCTTTCTTACCTTAGATGGCATGCCTAACTTAAAGGAACTGACCCTCAGCAGATTGTATACCCACAGCCTGCAGCCTGGCGATTCTACAGTGAGGGCTTTTGTGCAGTGCGTCTCACGGCTCCGCAGTTTAATGAAAATCGTGATGTTCGGCTGGCTGCTGGACACGGAGCATCTCACCATGTTTAATAAGATGAAGGAGCAGCACCCACAGTCAAAGTGTCTCAGTATCATGTGGAAGTGGGCACTGCCCTTTGCACCAGTCATACAGGATGGAGCACCCTAG
- the LOC131697909 gene encoding survival motor neuron protein 1-like yields MANGQKDVLFKRGGQSDDSDIWDDTALIKAYDKAVTSFKNALKNEDSTESSNKEQSSTGTKRKNSKKNKSRKKSNAVPDKEWKVGDTCNAVWSADGNAYQATITSIDVKKGTCNVIYTSYGNKEQQHLSDLLSDNSEAESEKAVLEEEKDAPFSTEESDRSPTPQQHRTRTKSKPKPKPKSAAAMPHWSHGCPPLPPAVAGLGMPEPRFGGSPPFFPGFPPTIPAGPPLIPPPPPMGPDSSEDDEALGSMLIAWYMSGYHTGYYLGLKQGRKEAALGNRSRHK; encoded by the exons ATGGCTAACGGGCAGAAAGACGTGCTGTTTAAACGTGGTGGGCAG AGTGATGATTCGGATATATGGGATGACACAGCGTtaataaaggcatatgataaagcCGTCACTTCCTTTAAG AATGCACTCAAGAATGAGGATAGCACAGAGTCATCCAACAAAGAACAATCCAGTACAGGAACGAAACGCAAGAACAGCAAAAAGAACAAGAGCAGGAAGAAAAGCAATGCAGTGCCAGATAAAGAG TGGAAGGTTGGGGATACTTGTAATGCTGTGTGGTCAGCAGATGGCAATGCATACCAAGCAACTATTACATCTATAGACGTAAAGAAAGGGACTTGTAATGTTATTTACACATCATATGGAAATAAGGAACAACAGCACCTGTCAGATCTTCTGTCTGATAATTCTGAAGCAGAAAGTGAGAAAGCAGTTTTGGAAGAG GAAAAAGATGCTCCGTTTTCAACAGAAGAGAGTGACAGATCTCCCACACCACAGCAGCACAGAACCAGAACCAAgtccaaacccaaacccaaacccaagtCAGCTGCTGCTATGCCACATTGGAGTCACGGATGTCCACCCCTCCCACCAGCCGTGGCAGGGCTTGGCATG cctgAGCCCAGGTTTGGGGGGTCGCCTCCTTTCTTCCCAGGCTTTCCTCCAACTATTCCTGCTGGACCACCG CTCATCCCTCCTCCACCTCCAATGGGCCCAGATTCAAGTGAGGATGATGAAGCCTTGGGCAGCATGTTGATAGCATGGTACATGAGCGGCTATCACACTGGCTACTATCTG GGACTCAAACAAGGCAGAAAGGAAGCTGCTTTAGGAAATCGTTCACGCCACAAATGA